In Clostridium thermosuccinogenes, the genomic stretch TAAGACATAGTATTTATCCTGATACACATTTTCACCTCCTTACTGTTCGCAGGCTTTTTGATCACATAATCTCAGTATTCTGGAAAATATAAAATACAATATTGTATCCATGCTTTCATTTACATCAGAAAATGTGACCATATAGGACTCCAAAGATTGATTGTATGTGTTTTTAAATAAATATTTATTCCTTTTATCTATATCGTTATATAAACTCGGGCAATAGGTTTTTATAAGTTCAAATATTTCTTCTACACTACTTTCTGGAACAAAATAGCTTTCACAACTATCATTCATCGGAGAATGGTGTCTTGCTATTGAAGAAACCATAGCTATAACAATCTCATCACAGATAGTCTCTGGAGCTATGGCATAGCACACCAAGGCCCCTATCCCTGCATGATTTGGAAGTCTTGTCTTTTCATCGCCCTCATCCCAGTCGGTATGAGCAAGTATCATGTCTTTCGGCGCCGGTGCTTTTTTTGCTTGCCACTCATGAGCTTTCTTTTGCCATGCCAAATTTAACTTCCCATAATCATGTAAAATAATCATGAAGTTTATTATCTCATCTATACTTACATCAACCTTATTCCTTTCCCATATTGAATTAAGAGTATTTATCACCTGAGGCCTTAAAAGTTTCTGATAAACTTGAATCATTTTTTGGACATGCTCTCTATAAGATTCCAACCTCATGGAGTATACTTTGTCATCACAGACTTTCTCAAGCTCAACCAGTTGAGTTTCACCTGTCTTTTCAAAGTTCAGTCCAATATCCTCGTCATAAAAAACATATTTCGGATTTACTATAATCCTGTCATATGAAAATAGTATATCTTCATCCACTCCTACCGTGGTATAAGAGAAGTCGTTTTCATCATCAAGGCCAAAGCTGTCTTCCTCTATCTTCTTGATAATCCAGTCTTCTTCATCTTCTTTATCTATCTTCTTCAACTTGCTTATAAGTGAATGTTTATTTATTGATACACTGTCCACAAAGTAAGGATTTCGAATTTCATATGGATTTGAAGAAATTACTACATTGAAGTTCTCAATTTTTCTTATCAGATCAGTGGCCCATTTTCGTTCAGGTTTAATCCAGCAATCTTTGATACGCAAATCTCTGTCACCTGATCTGATAGTTTCATATATTTCAAGTTCTCTTTGTGTCAGTACCTTGTTAATAATCTCCTGTCCCAGATAAAAGTCCATGTTTTTTCCCTGAACTTCATTGAGTTCATTTAACGTTTTCTGTGATATATCTTTATTATAGGGTAGGTACGTGCCTTTCTCCTTATCTATGTCATATACATATATATCAGCTTCTTCTCCTCCATATCTTGCAGCTCTGCCAATCCTTTGGAGGAACGAATTTATTTCTGATATTTCCGTATGCATTGTATCGCACGTAATATCTATACCTACCTCCACAACCTGGGTAGATATGAGTATGGCATCACTATCTGATTCTTTGCTAAAAAGCCTTTTTATATCATCTTCTTTTTGCATTCTGTCTTTCTGATAAAATCTTGAATGCAAGCAAATCAGACTGGTGTTGGAAAACCTTTCATTCCCTTTGATTTTCTCTTTGAGTTCTAAAAACAAACTCTGTGCTCTTTCTACAGTATTACAGAGCACGATAGTTCTCTTTTTATGCTTTGATATTACATCGTCAGCCTTTAATTCTCTGTTATATGTGTGAACTATTCTGTATTTATTTACATTGCACTGAAGCTTTGCATATTCATCAGGGCTGACTGATACTCTTCCAGCGTTTAGGAATGTACAAATTCTATCAACCATCTCATTCGAGAGTGTTGCGGTCATTAGACAAAATCTTGCTGTATTTTTAAACATTCTGAGTAGGTTTATGGTCGTACTTAAAGACCTTTCCCAGTCCAGAAGATGAAATTCATCAAACACATGATAACTGGAAACAAATGCTCCTGCATTTATATTACACTGTCTATTAGGGAGTGCAAATGGTATAAGTAATGCCGAACTCAATGACTGGTCAACCGTAGTAAAAATTATATCCCCTTCAAAATAAGGATCCTCCGGTGTTTCTCCGGTCTGTATGGTAACTTTTATTGAGGGATCATACTTAATAAGTTTTTCTTTCACATCTTTATAAAGTGAATTTGCAAGCACCCTAAGTGGCAGGGAATATATCAAT encodes the following:
- the cas3 gene encoding CRISPR-associated helicase Cas3'; the protein is MLDERKIRDYFYNITEFEPYNFQVDMCRKVLNGEDVVMQAPTGCGKTWASVVPFIIAKKENIPFPAKLIYSLPLRVLANSLYKDVKEKLIKYDPSIKVTIQTGETPEDPYFEGDIIFTTVDQSLSSALLIPFALPNRQCNINAGAFVSSYHVFDEFHLLDWERSLSTTINLLRMFKNTARFCLMTATLSNEMVDRICTFLNAGRVSVSPDEYAKLQCNVNKYRIVHTYNRELKADDVISKHKKRTIVLCNTVERAQSLFLELKEKIKGNERFSNTSLICLHSRFYQKDRMQKEDDIKRLFSKESDSDAILISTQVVEVGIDITCDTMHTEISEINSFLQRIGRAARYGGEEADIYVYDIDKEKGTYLPYNKDISQKTLNELNEVQGKNMDFYLGQEIINKVLTQRELEIYETIRSGDRDLRIKDCWIKPERKWATDLIRKIENFNVVISSNPYEIRNPYFVDSVSINKHSLISKLKKIDKEDEEDWIIKKIEEDSFGLDDENDFSYTTVGVDEDILFSYDRIIVNPKYVFYDEDIGLNFEKTGETQLVELEKVCDDKVYSMRLESYREHVQKMIQVYQKLLRPQVINTLNSIWERNKVDVSIDEIINFMIILHDYGKLNLAWQKKAHEWQAKKAPAPKDMILAHTDWDEGDEKTRLPNHAGIGALVCYAIAPETICDEIVIAMVSSIARHHSPMNDSCESYFVPESSVEEIFELIKTYCPSLYNDIDKRNKYLFKNTYNQSLESYMVTFSDVNESMDTILYFIFSRILRLCDQKACEQ